In the Limanda limanda chromosome 1, fLimLim1.1, whole genome shotgun sequence genome, one interval contains:
- the ppfia2 gene encoding liprin-alpha-2 isoform X3: MMCEVMPTISEDTALSQRGSQSSSSDPDSHFEQLMVNMLDERDRLLDTLRETQESLGLAQQHAQDVIYDRDALQRQLSSALPQDIGSATGSLANGARGTDEPEFAALTKELNACRENLLEKEEEISELKAERNNTRLLLEHLECLVSRHERSLRMTVVKRQAQSPSGVSSEVEVLKALKSLFEHHKALDEKVRERLRVSLERVSALEEELTANNQEIVALREQNAHIQRKVASGDGGDDLLDGSDAQQKVHSKRLSNGSLESAHEASQVVELQDLLEKQNYELAQMKERMSSLSSRVSEVEQELETARKDLIKSEEMNIKYQRDIKEAMCQKEDMEERIVTLEKRYLMAQRESTSVHDINDKLENELANKEAFLRQMEEKNRQLQERLELAEQKLQQTMRKAETLPEVEAELAQRIAALTKAEERHGSIEERMRHLECQLEEKNQELLRARQREKMNEEHNKRLSDTVDRLLTESNERLQLHLKERMAALEEKNVLIQDSEGYRKQYEDSIHEKTHLAEEIEKLRSEIDQFRLRTGSLTEPSLSRSHLDTSTELRFSLGSLAETQSDHYRSAKVIRRPRRGRMGLRETKAKSLGEHEWRSQQLGVLGGHHFESDTEMSDIDDDDRETMFSSMDLLSPSGHSDAQTLAMMLQEQLDAINKEIRLIQEEKESTELRAEEIENRVASVSLEGLNLARMHHHGASITASATASSLASSSPPSGHSTPKLDSRSPARDMERMGVMTLPSDLRKHRRKIAAVDEDGHEDKATIKCETSPPPTPRTVRMTHTLPASSHNDARGMVASLEAEASALSSVASSQDSLHKQPKKKGIKSSIGRLFGKKEKGRMGSSATMMDPDMAGQDLGLGKLGTQAEKDRRMKKKHELLEDARRKGLPFAQWDGPTVVAWLELWLGMPAWYVAACRANVKSGAIMSALSDTEIQREIGISNPLHRLKLRLAIQEMVSLTSPSAPPTSRTASGNVWLTHEEMETMAAPSKTVNSEEGSWAQTLAYGDMNHEWIGNEWLPSLGLPQYRSYFMECLVDARMLDHLTKKDLRVHLKMVDSFHRTSLQYGIMGLKKLNYDRKELERRREHSQHEMRDVLVWSNERVIRWVQSIGLRDYANILLESGVHGALVALDDNFDFTSLALLLQIPNQNTQARQILEREYNNLLALGTDRRLDECDDKDFRGPSWRRQFQPRDPHGMCMMAGSAETLPAGFRLTTSAHSRRLPPEVGSSTVQRLDTSTVRTYSC, encoded by the exons TTTGCGGCGCTGACCAAGGAGCTGAACGCCTGCAGGGAGAACCtgctggagaaggaggaggagatctcCGAGCTGAAAGCGGAGAGGAACAACACCAGG CTCCTGCTGGAACATCTGGAGTGTCTGGTGTCCAGACACGAGCGGTCGCTGCGCATGACGGTGGTCAAGCGTCAGGCTCAGTCACCCTCGGGGGTCTCCAGCGAGGTTGAGGTCCTCAAAGCTCTCAAGTCCCTGTTTGAACACCACAAAGCCCTCGATGAGAAG GTCAGGGAGAGACTACGGGTGTCACTGGAGAGGGTGTCCGCCTTGGAGGAGGAGCTTACAGCAAACAATCAGGAG ATTGTGGCCTTACGGGAACAGAATGCTCACATCCAGAGGAAAGTGGCGTCCGGGGACGGAGGAGACGACCTCCTGGACGGAAGTGACGCTCAGCAGAAAGTCCACAGCAAG CGCCTGTCCAACGGCTCCCTGGAGTCGGCCCACGAGGCGAGTCAGGTGGTGGAGCTGCAGGACCTGCTGGAGAAGCAGAACTACGAGCTGGCCCAGATGAAGGAGCGCATGTCCTCGCTCTCCTCGCGGGTCTCCGaggtggagcaggagctggagaccGCCCGCAAGGACCTCATCAAGTCGGAGGAGATGAACATCAAGTACCAGAGGGACATCAAAGAg gccatGTGTCAAAAGGAAGACATGGAGGAGCGGATCGTCACGCTGGAGAAACGCTACCTGATGGCCCAGCGCGAGTCGACCTCGGTGCACGACATCAACGACAAACTGGAGAATGAGCTGGCCAACAAGGAGGCATTCCTCAGACAG atggaggagaagaaccGGCAGCTCCAGGAGAGGTTGGAGCTGGCCGAGCAGAAGCTCCAGCAGACCATGAGGAAGGCCGAGACGCTGCCGGAGGTCGAGGCTGAACTGGCCCAGCGGATAGCGGCCCTCACAAAG GCGGAGGAGCGTCACGGGAGCATCGAGGAGCGCATGAGGCACTTGGAGTgccagctggaggagaagaaccaGGAGCTGCTGCGG GCtcgacagagagagaagatgaacgAGGAGCACAACAAGCGGCTGTCGGACACGGTGGACCGACTCCTCACCGAGTCCAACGAGcgtctgcagcttcacctcaaGGAGAGAATGGCAGCTCTGGAGGAGAAG AACGTGTTGATCCAGGACTCTGAAGGTTACAGGAAACAGTACGAGGACTCCATCCACGAAAAA ACGCATCTAGCAGAGGAGATTGAGAAACTGAGATCGGAGATCGACCAGTTCAGACTGAGGACAGGTTCCCTCACAGAACCCAGCCTGTCAAG GTCTCATCTGGACACGTCCACCGAGCTTCGCTTCTCTCTGGGATCTCTGGCTGAAACCCAGTCGGACCACTACCGCTCGGCCAAGGTCATCCGCCGGCCGAGGAGAGGTCGAATGGGTCTGCGTGAAACCAAG GCCAAATCCCTGGGCGAGCACGAGTGGCGCTCCCAGCAGCTCGGCGTTCTGGGCGGTCACCACTTCGAGAGCGACACCGAGATGTCGGACATCGACGACGACGACAGGGAAACGATGTTCAGCTCCATGGACCTGCTCTCGCCCAGCGGCCACTCCGACGCACAAACCCTGGCCATGATgctgcaggagcagctggacGCCATCAACAAGGAGATTCg GCTGatccaggaggagaaggagtccACGGAGCTGCGGGCGGAGGAGATCGAGAACCGCGTGGCCAGCGTCAGCCTGGAGGGGCTCAACCTGGCCCGAATGCACCACCACGGAGCCTCCATCACTGCCTCGGCCACCGCCTCCTCcctggcctcctcctccccacccAGCGGACACTCCACCCCCAAACTCGACTCCCGGAGTCCTGCTCGGGACATGGAGCGGATGGGGGTCATGACACTG CCCAGTGAtctgaggaaacacaggagaaaG ATCGCAGCGGTGGACGAGGACGGCCACGAGGACAAGGCCACCATCAAGTGTGAGACATCCCCCCCTCCAACGCCACGCACAGTCcgaatgacacacacactgccagccTCCTCGCACAATGACGCACGAGG GATGGTGGCCTCCCTGGAGGCTGAGGCCAGCGCCCTGAGCAGCGTCGCCAGCAGCCAAGACTCCCTCCACAAGCAGCCGAAGAAGAAGGGCATCAAGTCATCCATCGGGCGGCTGTTCGGCAAGAAGGAGAAAGGCCGGATGG GTTCATCAGCGACCATGATGGACCCGGACATGGCCGGCCAGGACCTGGGCCTGGGGAAGCTGGGGACTCAGGCTGAGAAGGACCGCAGGATGAAAAAGAA ACACGAGCTATTGGAGGATGCCAGGAGAAAGGGTTTACCTTTCGCCCAATGGGACGGCCCAACTGTCGTCGCCTGGCTGGAG CTGTGGTTGGGGATGCCGGCGTGGTACGTGGCGGCGTGTCGAGCCAACGTGAAGAGCGGCGCCATCATGTCGGCGCTCTCCGACACGGAGATCCAGAGGGAGATCGGCATCAGCAACCCGCTGCACCGGCTCAAGCTCCGCCTGGCCATCCAGGAAATGGTCTCCCTCACCAGCCCCTCAGCCCCGCCCACTTCGAGAACC GCGTCAGGCAATGTATGGCTGACCCATGAGGAGATGGAGACCATGGCAGCCCCCTCTAAAACGGTCA ACTCTGAAGAGGGCAGCTGGGCACAG ACTCTGGCTTACGGCGACATGAACCATGAGTGGATAGGGAACGAGTGGCTGCCCAGTCTCGGACTACCTCAGTACCGCAGCTACTTCATGGAGTGCCTGGTGGACGCCCGCATGCTGGACCACCTCACCAAGAAGGACCTGAGGGTGCACCTCAAAATGGTGGACAGCTTCCACAG AACAAGTTTACAGTACGGAATCATGGGTCTGAAGAAGCTCAACTACGACaggaaggagctggagagacgCCGGGAGCACAGCCAGCATGAGATGAGAG ACGTGCTGGTGTGGAGCAACGAGCGGGTGATCCGCTGGGTGCAGAGCATCGGCCTGAGGGACTACGCCAACATCCTACTGGAGAGCGGCGTGCACGGGGCCCTGGTCGCCCTGGACGACAACTTTGACTTCACCAGCCTTGCCCTGCTCCTCCAGATCCCCAATCAAAACACTCAG GCACGTCAGATTCTGGAGCGAGAGTACAACAATCTGTTGGCCCTGGGCACCGACAGGAGGCTGGACGAG TGTGACGACAAAGATTTCCGCGGCCCCTCGTGGAGGCGACAGTTCCAGCCCAGAGACCCTCACGGTATGTGTATGATGGCCGGATCAGCAGAGACGCTCCCTGCCGGTTTCCGTCTCACCACGTCGGCTCACTCTCGGAGGCTGCCCCCTGAGG TCGGATCCTCTACGGTGCAGCGGCTGGACACCTCCACGGTGAGAACCTATTCctgctga
- the ppfia2 gene encoding liprin-alpha-2 isoform X4, whose protein sequence is MMCEVMPTISEDTALSQRGSQSSSSDPDSHFEQLMVNMLDERDRLLDTLRETQESLGLAQQHAQDVIYDRDALQRQLSSALPQDIGSATGSLANGARGTDEPEFAALTKELNACRENLLEKEEEISELKAERNNTRLLLEHLECLVSRHERSLRMTVVKRQAQSPSGVSSEVEVLKALKSLFEHHKALDEKVRERLRVSLERVSALEEELTANNQEIVALREQNAHIQRKVASGDGGDDLLDGSDAQQKVHSKRLSNGSLESAHEASQVVELQDLLEKQNYELAQMKERMSSLSSRVSEVEQELETARKDLIKSEEMNIKYQRDIKEAMCQKEDMEERIVTLEKRYLMAQRESTSVHDINDKLENELANKEAFLRQMEEKNRQLQERLELAEQKLQQTMRKAETLPEVEAELAQRIAALTKAEERHGSIEERMRHLECQLEEKNQELLRARQREKMNEEHNKRLSDTVDRLLTESNERLQLHLKERMAALEEKNVLIQDSEGYRKQYEDSIHEKTHLAEEIEKLRSEIDQFRLRTGSLTEPSLSRSHLDTSTELRFSLGSLAETQSDHYRSAKVIRRPRRGRMGLRETKAKSLGEHEWRSQQLGVLGGHHFESDTEMSDIDDDDRETMFSSMDLLSPSGHSDAQTLAMMLQEQLDAINKEIRLIQEEKESTELRAEEIENRVASVSLEGLNLARMHHHGASITASATASSLASSSPPSGHSTPKLDSRSPARDMERMGVMTLPSDLRKHRRKIAAVDEDGHEDKATIKCETSPPPTPRTVRMTHTLPASSHNDARGMVASLEAEASALSSVASSQDSLHKQPKKKGIKSSIGRLFGKKEKGRMGSSATMMDPDMAGQDLGLGKLGTQAEKDRRMKKKHELLEDARRKGLPFAQWDGPTVVAWLELWLGMPAWYVAACRANVKSGAIMSALSDTEIQREIGISNPLHRLKLRLAIQEMVSLTSPSAPPTSRTVNSEEGSWAQVREPCFYQTLAYGDMNHEWIGNEWLPSLGLPQYRSYFMECLVDARMLDHLTKKDLRVHLKMVDSFHRTSLQYGIMGLKKLNYDRKELERRREHSQHEMRDVLVWSNERVIRWVQSIGLRDYANILLESGVHGALVALDDNFDFTSLALLLQIPNQNTQARQILEREYNNLLALGTDRRLDECDDKDFRGPSWRRQFQPRDPHGMCMMAGSAETLPAGFRLTTSAHSRRLPPEVGSSTVQRLDTSTVRTYSC, encoded by the exons TTTGCGGCGCTGACCAAGGAGCTGAACGCCTGCAGGGAGAACCtgctggagaaggaggaggagatctcCGAGCTGAAAGCGGAGAGGAACAACACCAGG CTCCTGCTGGAACATCTGGAGTGTCTGGTGTCCAGACACGAGCGGTCGCTGCGCATGACGGTGGTCAAGCGTCAGGCTCAGTCACCCTCGGGGGTCTCCAGCGAGGTTGAGGTCCTCAAAGCTCTCAAGTCCCTGTTTGAACACCACAAAGCCCTCGATGAGAAG GTCAGGGAGAGACTACGGGTGTCACTGGAGAGGGTGTCCGCCTTGGAGGAGGAGCTTACAGCAAACAATCAGGAG ATTGTGGCCTTACGGGAACAGAATGCTCACATCCAGAGGAAAGTGGCGTCCGGGGACGGAGGAGACGACCTCCTGGACGGAAGTGACGCTCAGCAGAAAGTCCACAGCAAG CGCCTGTCCAACGGCTCCCTGGAGTCGGCCCACGAGGCGAGTCAGGTGGTGGAGCTGCAGGACCTGCTGGAGAAGCAGAACTACGAGCTGGCCCAGATGAAGGAGCGCATGTCCTCGCTCTCCTCGCGGGTCTCCGaggtggagcaggagctggagaccGCCCGCAAGGACCTCATCAAGTCGGAGGAGATGAACATCAAGTACCAGAGGGACATCAAAGAg gccatGTGTCAAAAGGAAGACATGGAGGAGCGGATCGTCACGCTGGAGAAACGCTACCTGATGGCCCAGCGCGAGTCGACCTCGGTGCACGACATCAACGACAAACTGGAGAATGAGCTGGCCAACAAGGAGGCATTCCTCAGACAG atggaggagaagaaccGGCAGCTCCAGGAGAGGTTGGAGCTGGCCGAGCAGAAGCTCCAGCAGACCATGAGGAAGGCCGAGACGCTGCCGGAGGTCGAGGCTGAACTGGCCCAGCGGATAGCGGCCCTCACAAAG GCGGAGGAGCGTCACGGGAGCATCGAGGAGCGCATGAGGCACTTGGAGTgccagctggaggagaagaaccaGGAGCTGCTGCGG GCtcgacagagagagaagatgaacgAGGAGCACAACAAGCGGCTGTCGGACACGGTGGACCGACTCCTCACCGAGTCCAACGAGcgtctgcagcttcacctcaaGGAGAGAATGGCAGCTCTGGAGGAGAAG AACGTGTTGATCCAGGACTCTGAAGGTTACAGGAAACAGTACGAGGACTCCATCCACGAAAAA ACGCATCTAGCAGAGGAGATTGAGAAACTGAGATCGGAGATCGACCAGTTCAGACTGAGGACAGGTTCCCTCACAGAACCCAGCCTGTCAAG GTCTCATCTGGACACGTCCACCGAGCTTCGCTTCTCTCTGGGATCTCTGGCTGAAACCCAGTCGGACCACTACCGCTCGGCCAAGGTCATCCGCCGGCCGAGGAGAGGTCGAATGGGTCTGCGTGAAACCAAG GCCAAATCCCTGGGCGAGCACGAGTGGCGCTCCCAGCAGCTCGGCGTTCTGGGCGGTCACCACTTCGAGAGCGACACCGAGATGTCGGACATCGACGACGACGACAGGGAAACGATGTTCAGCTCCATGGACCTGCTCTCGCCCAGCGGCCACTCCGACGCACAAACCCTGGCCATGATgctgcaggagcagctggacGCCATCAACAAGGAGATTCg GCTGatccaggaggagaaggagtccACGGAGCTGCGGGCGGAGGAGATCGAGAACCGCGTGGCCAGCGTCAGCCTGGAGGGGCTCAACCTGGCCCGAATGCACCACCACGGAGCCTCCATCACTGCCTCGGCCACCGCCTCCTCcctggcctcctcctccccacccAGCGGACACTCCACCCCCAAACTCGACTCCCGGAGTCCTGCTCGGGACATGGAGCGGATGGGGGTCATGACACTG CCCAGTGAtctgaggaaacacaggagaaaG ATCGCAGCGGTGGACGAGGACGGCCACGAGGACAAGGCCACCATCAAGTGTGAGACATCCCCCCCTCCAACGCCACGCACAGTCcgaatgacacacacactgccagccTCCTCGCACAATGACGCACGAGG GATGGTGGCCTCCCTGGAGGCTGAGGCCAGCGCCCTGAGCAGCGTCGCCAGCAGCCAAGACTCCCTCCACAAGCAGCCGAAGAAGAAGGGCATCAAGTCATCCATCGGGCGGCTGTTCGGCAAGAAGGAGAAAGGCCGGATGG GTTCATCAGCGACCATGATGGACCCGGACATGGCCGGCCAGGACCTGGGCCTGGGGAAGCTGGGGACTCAGGCTGAGAAGGACCGCAGGATGAAAAAGAA ACACGAGCTATTGGAGGATGCCAGGAGAAAGGGTTTACCTTTCGCCCAATGGGACGGCCCAACTGTCGTCGCCTGGCTGGAG CTGTGGTTGGGGATGCCGGCGTGGTACGTGGCGGCGTGTCGAGCCAACGTGAAGAGCGGCGCCATCATGTCGGCGCTCTCCGACACGGAGATCCAGAGGGAGATCGGCATCAGCAACCCGCTGCACCGGCTCAAGCTCCGCCTGGCCATCCAGGAAATGGTCTCCCTCACCAGCCCCTCAGCCCCGCCCACTTCGAGAACCGTGA ACTCTGAAGAGGGCAGCTGGGCACAGGTACGAGAACCCTGTTTCTA TCAGACTCTGGCTTACGGCGACATGAACCATGAGTGGATAGGGAACGAGTGGCTGCCCAGTCTCGGACTACCTCAGTACCGCAGCTACTTCATGGAGTGCCTGGTGGACGCCCGCATGCTGGACCACCTCACCAAGAAGGACCTGAGGGTGCACCTCAAAATGGTGGACAGCTTCCACAG AACAAGTTTACAGTACGGAATCATGGGTCTGAAGAAGCTCAACTACGACaggaaggagctggagagacgCCGGGAGCACAGCCAGCATGAGATGAGAG ACGTGCTGGTGTGGAGCAACGAGCGGGTGATCCGCTGGGTGCAGAGCATCGGCCTGAGGGACTACGCCAACATCCTACTGGAGAGCGGCGTGCACGGGGCCCTGGTCGCCCTGGACGACAACTTTGACTTCACCAGCCTTGCCCTGCTCCTCCAGATCCCCAATCAAAACACTCAG GCACGTCAGATTCTGGAGCGAGAGTACAACAATCTGTTGGCCCTGGGCACCGACAGGAGGCTGGACGAG TGTGACGACAAAGATTTCCGCGGCCCCTCGTGGAGGCGACAGTTCCAGCCCAGAGACCCTCACGGTATGTGTATGATGGCCGGATCAGCAGAGACGCTCCCTGCCGGTTTCCGTCTCACCACGTCGGCTCACTCTCGGAGGCTGCCCCCTGAGG TCGGATCCTCTACGGTGCAGCGGCTGGACACCTCCACGGTGAGAACCTATTCctgctga
- the ppfia2 gene encoding liprin-alpha-2 isoform X2, which produces MMCEVMPTISEDTALSQRGSQSSSSDPDSHFEQLMVNMLDERDRLLDTLRETQESLGLAQQHAQDVIYDRDALQRQLSSALPQDIGSATGSLANGARGTDEPEFAALTKELNACRENLLEKEEEISELKAERNNTRLLLEHLECLVSRHERSLRMTVVKRQAQSPSGVSSEVEVLKALKSLFEHHKALDEKVRERLRVSLERVSALEEELTANNQEIVALREQNAHIQRKVASGDGGDDLLDGSDAQQKVHSKRLSNGSLESAHEASQVVELQDLLEKQNYELAQMKERMSSLSSRVSEVEQELETARKDLIKSEEMNIKYQRDIKEAMCQKEDMEERIVTLEKRYLMAQRESTSVHDINDKLENELANKEAFLRQMEEKNRQLQERLELAEQKLQQTMRKAETLPEVEAELAQRIAALTKAEERHGSIEERMRHLECQLEEKNQELLRARQREKMNEEHNKRLSDTVDRLLTESNERLQLHLKERMAALEEKNVLIQDSEGYRKQYEDSIHEKTHLAEEIEKLRSEIDQFRLRTGSLTEPSLSRSHLDTSTELRFSLGSLAETQSDHYRSAKVIRRPRRGRMGLRETKAKSLGEHEWRSQQLGVLGGHHFESDTEMSDIDDDDRETMFSSMDLLSPSGHSDAQTLAMMLQEQLDAINKEIRLIQEEKESTELRAEEIENRVASVSLEGLNLARMHHHGASITASATASSLASSSPPSGHSTPKLDSRSPARDMERMGVMTLPSDLRKHRRKIAAVDEDGHEDKATIKCETSPPPTPRTVRMTHTLPASSHNDARGMVASLEAEASALSSVASSQDSLHKQPKKKGIKSSIGRLFGKKEKGRMGSSATMMDPDMAGQDLGLGKLGTQAEKDRRMKKKHELLEDARRKGLPFAQWDGPTVVAWLELWLGMPAWYVAACRANVKSGAIMSALSDTEIQREIGISNPLHRLKLRLAIQEMVSLTSPSAPPTSRTASGNVWLTHEEMETMAAPSKTVNSEEGSWAQVREPCFYQTLAYGDMNHEWIGNEWLPSLGLPQYRSYFMECLVDARMLDHLTKKDLRVHLKMVDSFHRTSLQYGIMGLKKLNYDRKELERRREHSQHEMRDVLVWSNERVIRWVQSIGLRDYANILLESGVHGALVALDDNFDFTSLALLLQIPNQNTQARQILEREYNNLLALGTDRRLDECDDKDFRGPSWRRQFQPRDPHGMCMMAGSAETLPAGFRLTTSAHSRRLPPEVGSSTVQRLDTSTVRTYSC; this is translated from the exons TTTGCGGCGCTGACCAAGGAGCTGAACGCCTGCAGGGAGAACCtgctggagaaggaggaggagatctcCGAGCTGAAAGCGGAGAGGAACAACACCAGG CTCCTGCTGGAACATCTGGAGTGTCTGGTGTCCAGACACGAGCGGTCGCTGCGCATGACGGTGGTCAAGCGTCAGGCTCAGTCACCCTCGGGGGTCTCCAGCGAGGTTGAGGTCCTCAAAGCTCTCAAGTCCCTGTTTGAACACCACAAAGCCCTCGATGAGAAG GTCAGGGAGAGACTACGGGTGTCACTGGAGAGGGTGTCCGCCTTGGAGGAGGAGCTTACAGCAAACAATCAGGAG ATTGTGGCCTTACGGGAACAGAATGCTCACATCCAGAGGAAAGTGGCGTCCGGGGACGGAGGAGACGACCTCCTGGACGGAAGTGACGCTCAGCAGAAAGTCCACAGCAAG CGCCTGTCCAACGGCTCCCTGGAGTCGGCCCACGAGGCGAGTCAGGTGGTGGAGCTGCAGGACCTGCTGGAGAAGCAGAACTACGAGCTGGCCCAGATGAAGGAGCGCATGTCCTCGCTCTCCTCGCGGGTCTCCGaggtggagcaggagctggagaccGCCCGCAAGGACCTCATCAAGTCGGAGGAGATGAACATCAAGTACCAGAGGGACATCAAAGAg gccatGTGTCAAAAGGAAGACATGGAGGAGCGGATCGTCACGCTGGAGAAACGCTACCTGATGGCCCAGCGCGAGTCGACCTCGGTGCACGACATCAACGACAAACTGGAGAATGAGCTGGCCAACAAGGAGGCATTCCTCAGACAG atggaggagaagaaccGGCAGCTCCAGGAGAGGTTGGAGCTGGCCGAGCAGAAGCTCCAGCAGACCATGAGGAAGGCCGAGACGCTGCCGGAGGTCGAGGCTGAACTGGCCCAGCGGATAGCGGCCCTCACAAAG GCGGAGGAGCGTCACGGGAGCATCGAGGAGCGCATGAGGCACTTGGAGTgccagctggaggagaagaaccaGGAGCTGCTGCGG GCtcgacagagagagaagatgaacgAGGAGCACAACAAGCGGCTGTCGGACACGGTGGACCGACTCCTCACCGAGTCCAACGAGcgtctgcagcttcacctcaaGGAGAGAATGGCAGCTCTGGAGGAGAAG AACGTGTTGATCCAGGACTCTGAAGGTTACAGGAAACAGTACGAGGACTCCATCCACGAAAAA ACGCATCTAGCAGAGGAGATTGAGAAACTGAGATCGGAGATCGACCAGTTCAGACTGAGGACAGGTTCCCTCACAGAACCCAGCCTGTCAAG GTCTCATCTGGACACGTCCACCGAGCTTCGCTTCTCTCTGGGATCTCTGGCTGAAACCCAGTCGGACCACTACCGCTCGGCCAAGGTCATCCGCCGGCCGAGGAGAGGTCGAATGGGTCTGCGTGAAACCAAG GCCAAATCCCTGGGCGAGCACGAGTGGCGCTCCCAGCAGCTCGGCGTTCTGGGCGGTCACCACTTCGAGAGCGACACCGAGATGTCGGACATCGACGACGACGACAGGGAAACGATGTTCAGCTCCATGGACCTGCTCTCGCCCAGCGGCCACTCCGACGCACAAACCCTGGCCATGATgctgcaggagcagctggacGCCATCAACAAGGAGATTCg GCTGatccaggaggagaaggagtccACGGAGCTGCGGGCGGAGGAGATCGAGAACCGCGTGGCCAGCGTCAGCCTGGAGGGGCTCAACCTGGCCCGAATGCACCACCACGGAGCCTCCATCACTGCCTCGGCCACCGCCTCCTCcctggcctcctcctccccacccAGCGGACACTCCACCCCCAAACTCGACTCCCGGAGTCCTGCTCGGGACATGGAGCGGATGGGGGTCATGACACTG CCCAGTGAtctgaggaaacacaggagaaaG ATCGCAGCGGTGGACGAGGACGGCCACGAGGACAAGGCCACCATCAAGTGTGAGACATCCCCCCCTCCAACGCCACGCACAGTCcgaatgacacacacactgccagccTCCTCGCACAATGACGCACGAGG GATGGTGGCCTCCCTGGAGGCTGAGGCCAGCGCCCTGAGCAGCGTCGCCAGCAGCCAAGACTCCCTCCACAAGCAGCCGAAGAAGAAGGGCATCAAGTCATCCATCGGGCGGCTGTTCGGCAAGAAGGAGAAAGGCCGGATGG GTTCATCAGCGACCATGATGGACCCGGACATGGCCGGCCAGGACCTGGGCCTGGGGAAGCTGGGGACTCAGGCTGAGAAGGACCGCAGGATGAAAAAGAA ACACGAGCTATTGGAGGATGCCAGGAGAAAGGGTTTACCTTTCGCCCAATGGGACGGCCCAACTGTCGTCGCCTGGCTGGAG CTGTGGTTGGGGATGCCGGCGTGGTACGTGGCGGCGTGTCGAGCCAACGTGAAGAGCGGCGCCATCATGTCGGCGCTCTCCGACACGGAGATCCAGAGGGAGATCGGCATCAGCAACCCGCTGCACCGGCTCAAGCTCCGCCTGGCCATCCAGGAAATGGTCTCCCTCACCAGCCCCTCAGCCCCGCCCACTTCGAGAACC GCGTCAGGCAATGTATGGCTGACCCATGAGGAGATGGAGACCATGGCAGCCCCCTCTAAAACGGTCA ACTCTGAAGAGGGCAGCTGGGCACAGGTACGAGAACCCTGTTTCTA TCAGACTCTGGCTTACGGCGACATGAACCATGAGTGGATAGGGAACGAGTGGCTGCCCAGTCTCGGACTACCTCAGTACCGCAGCTACTTCATGGAGTGCCTGGTGGACGCCCGCATGCTGGACCACCTCACCAAGAAGGACCTGAGGGTGCACCTCAAAATGGTGGACAGCTTCCACAG AACAAGTTTACAGTACGGAATCATGGGTCTGAAGAAGCTCAACTACGACaggaaggagctggagagacgCCGGGAGCACAGCCAGCATGAGATGAGAG ACGTGCTGGTGTGGAGCAACGAGCGGGTGATCCGCTGGGTGCAGAGCATCGGCCTGAGGGACTACGCCAACATCCTACTGGAGAGCGGCGTGCACGGGGCCCTGGTCGCCCTGGACGACAACTTTGACTTCACCAGCCTTGCCCTGCTCCTCCAGATCCCCAATCAAAACACTCAG GCACGTCAGATTCTGGAGCGAGAGTACAACAATCTGTTGGCCCTGGGCACCGACAGGAGGCTGGACGAG TGTGACGACAAAGATTTCCGCGGCCCCTCGTGGAGGCGACAGTTCCAGCCCAGAGACCCTCACGGTATGTGTATGATGGCCGGATCAGCAGAGACGCTCCCTGCCGGTTTCCGTCTCACCACGTCGGCTCACTCTCGGAGGCTGCCCCCTGAGG TCGGATCCTCTACGGTGCAGCGGCTGGACACCTCCACGGTGAGAACCTATTCctgctga